One window of Mediterraneibacter gnavus ATCC 29149 genomic DNA carries:
- a CDS encoding Wadjet anti-phage system protein JetA family protein codes for MQLRYEIPDTFWSLFRSVNREIYMESLLVINEEYQYSNYFLTKEICVQVLSDMNAQKQVLLQREENETDFDMLETTASRILRWLLKTGWLKKIEDYSTMTTNIVIPDYAAVFIEAFERLTSEELEETELYIQNVYATLFSFQNNSRVNLNMLRTALINTRKLNKALQDMLHNMDKFFERLLDQESYGELLREHLDGYVEEIVKKKYHILKTSDNFYIYKMDIKECLRDMRENEEWIESIRQKAKAAGDTKEDVLDLLDLIERGFDDIEHRISNMDREHSKYVRATVSRMNYLLSGETDTKGLVVQLLNKISAQEEPERLLTEAGKRMNLSLFEMISEKSLYKRRKQRTDFISQMGQDEEYEDLNREDVLKLNRIQMRYSRQEIEDFIEEHMENEVMDAGTLHITEETAFEKLILAYDYSTRKNSKYRVLNEEETVIQSGQYQYPALKFVRRRPQ; via the coding sequence TCTGTGTGCAGGTATTGAGTGATATGAATGCACAGAAACAGGTTTTGCTTCAACGGGAGGAGAACGAGACGGACTTTGACATGTTGGAGACGACAGCATCCCGCATTTTACGGTGGCTTTTAAAGACCGGATGGCTGAAGAAGATCGAAGATTACAGTACGATGACCACAAATATTGTGATACCGGATTATGCGGCGGTTTTTATTGAGGCATTTGAGCGACTCACGTCCGAAGAGCTGGAAGAAACAGAATTATATATTCAGAATGTATATGCCACACTGTTTTCCTTTCAGAATAATTCCAGAGTAAATCTGAATATGCTCAGGACGGCCCTGATCAATACAAGAAAGCTGAACAAAGCGCTGCAGGATATGCTTCATAATATGGACAAGTTTTTCGAGAGGCTTTTGGATCAGGAGTCTTACGGAGAACTTTTGCGGGAGCATCTGGACGGGTATGTGGAAGAAATTGTCAAGAAAAAGTATCATATCTTAAAGACCTCAGACAATTTTTATATCTACAAGATGGACATCAAAGAATGTCTCCGGGATATGCGGGAAAATGAAGAATGGATTGAAAGCATCCGGCAGAAAGCAAAAGCAGCAGGAGATACGAAAGAGGATGTGTTAGATCTGCTGGATCTGATCGAACGGGGCTTTGATGACATTGAACACAGGATCTCCAATATGGACAGAGAGCATTCCAAATATGTGCGGGCAACCGTGAGCCGGATGAATTATCTGTTAAGCGGAGAGACCGATACCAAGGGGTTGGTGGTGCAGCTTCTGAATAAAATTTCTGCGCAGGAAGAACCGGAGAGGCTGCTTACAGAAGCGGGAAAACGGATGAACCTGTCTTTGTTTGAGATGATTTCCGAAAAATCATTGTATAAGAGAAGAAAACAGAGGACAGACTTTATCAGCCAGATGGGACAGGATGAAGAATATGAAGATCTGAACCGGGAGGATGTGCTGAAGTTAAACCGGATTCAGATGCGCTACAGCAGACAGGAGATTGAGGATTTTATCGAAGAGCATATGGAAAACGAAGTGATGGACGCCGGAACACTTCATATTACAGAAGAGACAGCATTTGAAAAACTGATCCTGGCATATGACTACAGTACCAGAAAGAACAGTAAATATCGGGTATTGAATGAGGAGGAGACAGTCATCCAAAGTGGACAGTATCAATATCCGGCATTAAAATTTGTGCGAAGGAGACCGCAATGA
- a CDS encoding DUF4194 domain-containing protein, whose amino-acid sequence MIEYYEQLSEEEQDDIKHVIQTLYRQTFLLERKFEKRTGRMVPVREYRVCSKHREFLEKYFAVAGITLQENLHMGVMYIQGETLWGEKLSRLATIYILVLKLIYDEQMAAVSSSSHIVTTLGAVNGKAGEFHVLSGLPSPTEMRRTVAFLKKYQIVEPVDVMEELDENSRLVIYPCINTVLLGDDIRELLETFSEEEDSGDKTGVQSALENLPE is encoded by the coding sequence ATGATCGAATATTACGAACAGCTTTCGGAAGAAGAGCAGGACGATATCAAACATGTGATCCAGACATTATATCGTCAGACCTTTCTTCTGGAACGAAAATTTGAAAAACGGACCGGGCGGATGGTTCCGGTCAGGGAGTACCGTGTATGCAGCAAGCACAGGGAATTTCTGGAGAAATATTTTGCAGTTGCCGGAATCACACTGCAGGAAAATCTGCATATGGGCGTCATGTACATCCAGGGAGAGACACTATGGGGAGAAAAGCTCTCCAGACTTGCCACAATCTATATTCTGGTGTTAAAGCTGATCTATGATGAGCAGATGGCAGCAGTGTCATCCAGCAGCCATATCGTGACCACTCTTGGAGCAGTGAACGGAAAAGCGGGAGAATTCCATGTGTTAAGCGGCCTGCCGTCCCCGACAGAGATGCGGAGGACTGTTGCATTTTTGAAAAAATATCAGATTGTGGAACCTGTGGATGTGATGGAGGAGCTGGATGAGAACAGCAGACTTGTTATTTATCCGTGCATCAATACAGTGCTGCTTGGAGATGATATCAGAGAACTATTAGAGACGTTCAGCGAGGAGGAAGACAGTGGAGACAAAACAGGCGTTCAAAGCGCTCTCGAAAATCTGCCTGAATAA
- a CDS encoding ATP-binding protein — protein sequence METKQAFKALSKICLNNWHYIDRKVLTLNQGINFFTGHSGSGKSTVIDAMQIVLYANTDGRGFFNKAAADDSDRSLIEYLRGMVNIGENNESQYLRNQNFSSTIVLELEQTDTKEKQCVGVVFDVETATNEINRLFFWHKSGLLENQYRADKRCLTTFEVKEYLQRTFSKEEYYCGPSNERFRRQMYDIYLGGLDIEKFPRLFKRAIPFRMNIKLEDFVKEYICMEQDMHIEELQESVMQYGRMRGKIEETMEEIGYLQEIRGSYRQYEEKQEETASCTYQISRLEILHLQSKIQELNDRMKETQTEIAGQEAKRVNLEKEQAELQKEYEAIILKIADSGYAAMEKDLESLNEALERLQNSKARWKKTADGLKEWKEKDVTPNQTLWDIDRFVSGKITEGELERLQISLTQIREELEEERQETDARLRAVKKEEKAAREELKELKQGRKAYPKELEEARYELRNRLHEKCGKFVNVQILADLLDVRDERWHNAIEGYLGNNKLLLVVEPKYAKTAMEIYQDMDKKKFFRAAVLDTEKVQETEWEVKEGALAQELIAKEPYVQAYINFFLGNVIKCESIEELRQNRIGITADCVLYHSFRLQHINPENYTRRAYIGETSMRQRIRRLEEKCESLQEERIPLQEMLEEIRRISQLEGLTQPLEDYRQWLSDLQKIPAKEAEKARLLDTMQKLREESVLVWEQQKQEIQQKQEAKKAEIEAVQKTIWNHQENGKRFQNMQVDFNEQLVQKENEFRQQDREKYEPEFQEYLEGRQSRNYEYLMRERIKKKQPLEDAQEKAYEKLVEARSAYLRKYPNRTYSATIRDNDVYEKQLSNLECDNLEKYREEAQEQARAAVEHFKVDFVSKIRYAIKEAYQKKDELNRIISRLDFGKDKYQFVITKNKGPDGRFYRMFMDDALDINPSQLSDHMENQMNLFTMEHEEEYGDLMNELIEIFIPPENATREELEEARKNMDKYADYRTYLSFDMQQIVQGEKDMRIGLSKMIKKNSGGEGQNPLYIALLASFAQIYRINLSPKIKRPPTLRLVVLDEAFSKMDAEKVASCISLIRGLGFQAIISATNDKIQNYLENVDKTFVYANPNKRHISIQEFERMEFEQLQGEE from the coding sequence GTGGAGACAAAACAGGCGTTCAAAGCGCTCTCGAAAATCTGCCTGAATAACTGGCATTACATAGACAGAAAAGTACTTACTCTTAATCAGGGAATCAATTTCTTTACCGGACATTCCGGAAGTGGAAAGTCTACAGTGATCGACGCCATGCAGATCGTACTGTACGCGAACACAGACGGAAGAGGATTTTTTAATAAGGCGGCAGCAGACGACTCTGACCGTTCTCTGATCGAATATTTAAGGGGAATGGTGAACATCGGGGAAAATAACGAATCCCAGTATTTGAGAAACCAGAATTTCTCCAGTACGATCGTTCTGGAGCTGGAGCAGACAGATACGAAAGAAAAGCAGTGTGTGGGAGTGGTATTTGATGTTGAGACAGCCACAAATGAGATCAATCGCCTGTTTTTCTGGCATAAAAGCGGGCTTCTGGAAAATCAGTACCGGGCGGATAAGCGCTGCCTGACGACATTTGAAGTCAAAGAATATCTGCAGCGGACATTTTCAAAGGAAGAGTATTATTGTGGTCCGAGCAATGAGAGATTCCGCAGACAGATGTATGACATTTATCTGGGTGGTCTGGATATCGAAAAATTTCCTCGTTTGTTCAAGCGAGCCATTCCGTTCCGTATGAATATCAAACTGGAAGATTTCGTGAAAGAATATATCTGTATGGAGCAGGATATGCACATTGAAGAGCTGCAGGAAAGTGTGATGCAGTATGGAAGAATGCGCGGGAAAATCGAAGAGACCATGGAAGAAATCGGGTATCTTCAGGAGATCCGGGGTTCCTATCGGCAGTATGAAGAAAAACAGGAAGAGACGGCGTCCTGTACCTATCAGATTTCCAGGCTGGAAATCCTGCATCTGCAGAGTAAGATCCAGGAACTGAATGACCGGATGAAAGAGACACAGACGGAGATTGCAGGACAGGAAGCGAAAAGAGTCAATCTGGAGAAAGAGCAGGCAGAACTTCAGAAAGAATACGAAGCAATAATTTTGAAGATTGCGGACAGTGGTTATGCAGCCATGGAAAAAGACCTGGAGAGTCTGAACGAAGCCCTGGAACGGCTGCAGAACAGTAAGGCAAGATGGAAAAAGACTGCAGATGGTCTCAAAGAGTGGAAAGAAAAAGATGTGACGCCGAATCAGACCTTGTGGGATATTGACCGGTTTGTTTCTGGAAAGATCACGGAAGGTGAGCTGGAACGGCTGCAGATAAGTCTGACACAGATCCGGGAAGAACTGGAAGAAGAGCGTCAGGAGACGGATGCCAGACTTCGCGCAGTCAAAAAAGAAGAAAAAGCGGCACGGGAAGAATTAAAAGAGCTGAAACAGGGAAGAAAAGCCTATCCAAAAGAACTGGAAGAAGCGAGATATGAGTTGAGAAACCGGCTGCATGAGAAGTGCGGCAAGTTTGTCAATGTGCAGATTCTGGCAGATCTTCTGGATGTGCGGGACGAACGCTGGCACAATGCCATCGAAGGATATCTCGGAAACAACAAGCTGCTTCTGGTCGTGGAACCAAAGTACGCGAAAACTGCCATGGAAATCTATCAGGACATGGATAAGAAGAAATTTTTCCGGGCAGCAGTTCTGGATACAGAAAAAGTACAGGAGACAGAATGGGAAGTAAAAGAAGGAGCCCTGGCACAGGAACTGATCGCAAAAGAGCCGTATGTGCAGGCATACATCAATTTCTTCCTCGGAAATGTCATCAAATGTGAAAGTATCGAAGAGCTTCGTCAGAACCGGATCGGAATCACTGCAGACTGTGTGCTGTACCACAGTTTCCGTCTGCAGCATATCAATCCGGAAAATTATACGAGAAGGGCATATATCGGAGAGACCAGTATGCGTCAGAGAATCCGCCGTCTGGAAGAAAAATGTGAGAGTCTTCAGGAGGAACGGATTCCACTGCAGGAAATGCTGGAAGAAATCCGTAGGATCTCTCAGCTGGAAGGACTGACACAGCCTCTGGAGGATTACAGACAATGGCTGTCTGATCTGCAGAAAATTCCGGCAAAGGAGGCAGAAAAGGCCAGACTTCTGGATACAATGCAGAAGCTGCGAGAGGAATCCGTTCTGGTGTGGGAGCAGCAGAAACAGGAAATCCAGCAGAAGCAGGAAGCAAAGAAAGCAGAGATTGAGGCAGTTCAGAAAACCATCTGGAATCATCAGGAAAACGGAAAACGATTCCAGAACATGCAGGTAGATTTTAATGAACAGTTAGTGCAGAAAGAAAATGAATTCCGGCAGCAGGACAGAGAAAAATATGAGCCGGAATTTCAGGAGTATCTGGAGGGCAGACAGAGCCGCAATTATGAGTACCTGATGCGGGAACGTATCAAGAAAAAACAGCCTTTGGAAGATGCGCAGGAAAAAGCATATGAAAAACTGGTAGAAGCAAGGAGTGCATATCTTCGAAAATATCCGAACAGAACCTATTCTGCAACGATCCGTGACAATGACGTGTACGAAAAGCAGCTTTCAAATCTTGAGTGCGATAACCTGGAAAAATACAGGGAAGAAGCACAGGAACAGGCGAGAGCAGCAGTGGAACACTTTAAAGTTGATTTTGTATCCAAGATTCGTTATGCAATCAAAGAGGCATATCAGAAAAAAGATGAATTGAACCGGATCATCAGCCGTCTGGATTTCGGAAAGGACAAGTATCAGTTTGTCATTACGAAAAACAAAGGTCCGGACGGACGATTCTATCGGATGTTTATGGATGACGCATTGGATATCAATCCGTCTCAGTTGAGTGACCACATGGAAAATCAGATGAACCTGTTTACCATGGAGCATGAGGAAGAATACGGAGATCTGATGAATGAGCTGATCGAGATTTTCATTCCGCCGGAGAATGCCACCAGGGAAGAGCTGGAGGAAGCCAGAAAAAATATGGATAAATATGCAGATTATCGCACGTATCTTTCCTTTGATATGCAGCAGATCGTGCAGGGAGAAAAGGATATGCGGATCGGTCTGAGCAAGATGATCAAGAAAAATTCCGGTGGAGAAGGTCAGAACCCACTTTACATCGCGCTTCTGGCAAGCTTTGCACAGATTTACAGAATCAATCTGTCTCCGAAGATCAAGCGTCCGCCAACCCTGCGTCTGGTTGTCCTGGATGAGGCATTTTCCAAAATGGATGCAGAGAAAGTAGCAAGTTGTATTTCTCTGATCCGGGGACTGGGATTTCAGGCGATTATCAGTGCAACAAATGATAAAATTCAGAACTATCTGGAAAATGTAGACAAGACATTTGTGTATGCCAATCCAAATAAAAGGCATATTTCAATACAGGAATTTGAACGAATGGAGTTTGAACAGCTGCAAGGGGAAGAATGA
- a CDS encoding Wadjet anti-phage system protein JetD domain-containing protein, translating into MTWILGKIVELLESGETNWRTEKCGRKTLNNSAKSASEIPPLYQGCSREKAIQEAIDLQEKGLVKINWLIRGSDIKSLVFHLEDRDQFYQLYRENVKPRFIPKQQRLWKYQEFLRKEMSVVQKPWIRSYYVDLLEKSEKNNGNWEPDERLKQVRQYAKCFRELDKLQKLTYAKVFASNSLEGSKNFTKEMKQYVIRQARKTNPDRTKLLDDIEVLEEIVLIRDCYQSMYIKGELLLYFVDDRGRTAAVNTKIWKYGTILEGESLLHAELEPEQPQIQKVIIFENKMNFVMAPYEEGTLYLFVGGYPGPKVCRILHKLNKISKKRQRHIDVYHSGDLDYGGIRIFQYERNQVFPDLKPLQMDADTYLQHQQYSYPIREETKRKLKKLEDGNEQIKQLLELIIQEGRGIEQESFIEVDLC; encoded by the coding sequence ATGACGTGGATATTGGGAAAAATTGTGGAATTGCTGGAAAGTGGTGAAACAAACTGGCGTACAGAAAAATGCGGAAGAAAAACATTGAATAACAGCGCCAAAAGCGCCAGTGAAATACCACCTTTGTATCAAGGCTGTTCACGGGAAAAAGCAATACAGGAAGCGATTGATCTGCAGGAAAAAGGACTGGTGAAGATCAACTGGCTGATCCGAGGGAGCGATATCAAAAGTCTGGTGTTTCATCTGGAAGACAGAGATCAGTTCTATCAGTTGTATCGTGAAAACGTAAAACCGAGGTTTATTCCCAAACAACAGAGATTGTGGAAGTATCAGGAATTTTTGAGAAAAGAAATGTCTGTGGTTCAAAAACCATGGATCCGGAGCTACTATGTGGATCTTCTGGAAAAATCTGAGAAAAATAATGGAAACTGGGAACCGGATGAAAGACTGAAACAAGTGCGGCAGTATGCAAAATGCTTTCGGGAACTGGATAAATTGCAGAAACTGACTTATGCGAAAGTATTTGCGAGCAATTCTCTGGAGGGATCCAAAAATTTCACGAAAGAGATGAAACAATATGTCATCCGTCAGGCCAGAAAAACCAATCCAGACAGAACAAAGCTTTTGGATGATATAGAAGTTTTGGAAGAGATTGTATTGATTCGAGACTGTTATCAGAGTATGTATATCAAAGGAGAATTGCTGCTGTATTTTGTAGATGACAGAGGAAGAACAGCCGCTGTTAATACGAAGATTTGGAAATATGGAACAATTCTGGAGGGAGAATCATTATTGCATGCAGAGCTGGAACCAGAGCAGCCACAGATACAAAAAGTGATTATCTTTGAGAATAAAATGAATTTTGTGATGGCGCCTTATGAAGAAGGAACATTATATTTATTTGTGGGTGGATATCCGGGACCGAAAGTTTGCCGGATTTTACATAAACTAAATAAGATTTCGAAAAAGAGACAGCGCCATATAGATGTATATCACAGTGGGGATCTGGATTATGGCGGAATCCGCATTTTTCAATACGAAAGAAATCAGGTTTTCCCGGATTTGAAACCATTACAGATGGATGCAGATACTTATTTACAGCATCAGCAGTATTCGTATCCGATTCGGGAAGAGACAAAAAGAAAACTGAAAAAACTGGAAGATGGAAATGAGCAGATCAAACAGCTGTTGGAACTTATTATTCAGGAAGGCAGAGGGATTGAACAGGAGAGTTTTATTGAGGTAGATCTCTGCTGA
- the yfcE gene encoding phosphodiesterase, which produces MKLMIASDIHGSAYYCRKMLEAYDREKADKLLLLGDILYHGPRNDLPKEYAPKEVIAMLNARKQEILCVRGNCDTEVDQMVLEFPILADYCFLNLNGQNIYATHGHVWNPGKLPMLKAGDILLNGHTHIPACEKIHTEADQSVMYMNPGSVSIPKENSEHSYMICENGVFEWKNLEGEGYQIWKRDTRC; this is translated from the coding sequence ATGAAATTAATGATCGCATCAGATATTCACGGTTCTGCATATTACTGCAGAAAAATGTTGGAAGCTTACGACAGAGAAAAAGCAGACAAGCTCCTTTTATTGGGAGATATTTTATATCACGGTCCGAGAAATGACCTGCCAAAAGAATATGCGCCGAAAGAAGTCATTGCCATGTTAAATGCAAGAAAACAGGAAATCTTATGTGTCAGAGGAAATTGTGACACGGAAGTGGATCAGATGGTTCTGGAATTTCCGATTCTGGCGGACTATTGTTTTTTGAATCTGAATGGACAGAATATTTATGCAACACATGGTCATGTGTGGAATCCGGGAAAGCTGCCGATGCTGAAAGCAGGGGATATTCTGCTGAACGGACACACACATATACCGGCATGTGAAAAGATTCATACGGAAGCAGATCAGAGTGTCATGTACATGAATCCGGGTTCTGTGTCGATTCCAAAAGAAAATTCAGAACACAGCTACATGATCTGTGAGAATGGTGTGTTTGAATGGAAAAATTTAGAGGGAGAGGGTTATCAAATATGGAAGAGAGATACGCGTTGCTGA
- a CDS encoding NYN domain-containing protein produces the protein MEERYALLIDADNVSAKYIKPILDELSKYGNVTYKRIYGDWTSTYNSSWKEVLLQNSITPIQQFSYTHGKNATDSAMIIDAMDMLYTSELEGFCLVSSDSDFTKLASRLRESGKMVIGMGEDKTPPPFRKACDIFTVLELLLEDSMLEKPEKAAAHAVVGKESKKESAGAVSKSQIEEAVVKIITENQNNDKETGLGEVGSRLVKLYPDFDVRRYGYSLLSKFLETFPKLKLLQDGTKVSVTLYEDKSQQERIEEYIMYQLKQAGCQGVSLGTLGNKIRNKFGNFKVRDYGYSQFQQYIKSFPDVDLKDDGEQKWAVLRR, from the coding sequence ATGGAAGAGAGATACGCGTTGCTGATCGATGCGGACAATGTTTCAGCAAAATATATCAAACCGATACTGGATGAGTTATCCAAGTATGGGAATGTCACGTACAAGAGGATTTACGGGGACTGGACCAGCACCTACAATTCCAGCTGGAAAGAGGTGCTTTTGCAGAACTCAATCACACCGATCCAGCAGTTCAGCTATACTCATGGGAAAAATGCGACCGATTCGGCAATGATCATTGATGCCATGGATATGCTGTACACAAGCGAGCTGGAAGGATTCTGTCTGGTGTCCAGTGACAGCGATTTTACAAAGCTGGCAAGCAGACTTCGGGAAAGCGGAAAAATGGTGATTGGAATGGGAGAAGATAAGACACCGCCGCCGTTTCGAAAAGCCTGTGATATTTTTACCGTATTGGAATTGCTGTTAGAAGACAGCATGCTTGAAAAACCGGAAAAAGCAGCGGCACATGCAGTTGTAGGAAAAGAGTCCAAAAAAGAGTCTGCCGGTGCAGTCTCCAAGAGTCAGATTGAAGAAGCGGTCGTGAAGATTATTACAGAAAATCAAAACAACGATAAGGAGACTGGACTTGGAGAGGTCGGAAGCCGTCTGGTCAAACTGTACCCGGATTTCGATGTGCGAAGATATGGATACAGTCTGTTGTCCAAGTTTCTGGAAACATTTCCAAAACTGAAGCTGTTACAGGATGGAACAAAAGTATCCGTGACATTGTATGAAGATAAAAGTCAGCAGGAACGTATTGAAGAATATATTATGTACCAGTTGAAACAGGCGGGATGTCAGGGAGTATCTCTGGGAACTCTCGGAAATAAGATTCGAAATAAGTTCGGGAATTTTAAAGTGAGAGATTATGGATATTCGCAGTTTCAGCAGTATATCAAAAGCTTTCCGGATGTAGATTTAAAGGATGACGGAGAGCAGAAGTGGGCAGTGTTAAGAAGATAG
- a CDS encoding RloB family protein: MKRKIKPLIYVFCEGESEIEYVNFLKEKYEDVAVIQKPVKGLFSTADKKFKKEAKYRNNAEVTDEIWFFFDVDDGQTGSWDKNKKIISVLQKLRKKPNIRVRLLMTTGCVEYWFLLHYKKICPSIQNVAEKENVMKMLLNECPGYTKGNPVMTRKIAENLNTAMINGDWVLEHIEGLPTLEDNDVRNRWLYQSTLTFTTVQDAIKFLENL, translated from the coding sequence ATGAAACGAAAAATCAAACCGCTTATTTATGTTTTTTGTGAAGGTGAAAGTGAAATAGAATATGTCAACTTCTTGAAAGAAAAATATGAAGATGTAGCTGTGATTCAAAAACCGGTAAAAGGATTATTTTCTACTGCAGATAAAAAATTCAAAAAAGAAGCTAAATATCGAAATAATGCGGAAGTCACAGACGAAATCTGGTTCTTCTTTGATGTCGATGATGGACAAACAGGAAGTTGGGATAAGAATAAAAAAATAATTTCTGTTTTACAAAAACTAAGGAAAAAGCCCAATATACGAGTACGTCTTCTAATGACAACAGGATGCGTGGAATACTGGTTTTTACTGCATTATAAAAAGATATGTCCATCTATTCAAAATGTTGCTGAAAAAGAAAATGTTATGAAAATGCTGTTGAATGAATGTCCTGGTTATACAAAAGGAAATCCAGTTATGACTAGAAAAATAGCAGAAAATTTAAACACAGCTATGATCAATGGTGACTGGGTGTTAGAACATATTGAAGGCTTGCCGACATTAGAAGATAATGACGTAAGAAACCGTTGGCTATATCAATCCACTTTAACGTTTACAACTGTACAGGATGCAATCAAATTTCTGGAAAATTTATAA